One part of the Humulus lupulus chromosome 9, drHumLupu1.1, whole genome shotgun sequence genome encodes these proteins:
- the LOC133800842 gene encoding putative pentatricopeptide repeat-containing protein At3g08820 isoform X1 produces MVEVLSSNVIQIKTHLLQGFNSFNQLKHVHARLFRLGLDQDNYLLNQLLHRAFGFGKNTRYPRLIFHKTKEPNIYLWNTMIQGLVSADCFDDVVAFYRSMQREGILADSFTYPLVLKACARLCDIQLGLRIHTLVVKSGFEKDAFVSTSLLGFYAKSGYLENAHMMFDETPDKNVVSWTIMINGYISAGRFNEAISMFRRSIEMGVRPNGFNLVRVLSACTRLGDLSSAEWIDQYMMENGLGRNLFVATSLVDVYAKCGNMDKACRIFDGMLEKDVVSWSTMIQGYVVNGLPREGVNLFLQMLKENIKPDCFALVGMFSACARLGALELGEWASNLIDRNEVLSIPVLGTALIDMHAKCGNMVKAWELFKGMKHKDLVVWNAAIYGLAMNGYVEAAFGLFGQMEKSALQPDETTFIGLLSGCAHAGLVDDGHRFFHSISSLFSLTPSIEHYGCMVDLLSRAGLLGEAYKLIKSMPMKANAIVWGALLGGCRLHRDTELAENVLEQLIELEPWSSGNYILLSNIYSANRKWNEAANIRSIMNEQGIQKIRGCSWVELDGVIHEFLVGDKSHPLSEKMYAKLDELEQELKSAGYVPTTEFTLFDIEEEEKEHFLRSHSEKLAIAFVLISTTSKDLIRVVKNLRVCGDCHEFIKLVSKITGRKIIVRDNNIFHRFIDGLCSCKDYW; encoded by the exons ATGGTGGAG GTTTTATCATCCAATGTTATACAGATCAAGACTCATCTCCTTCAAGGTTTCAACTCTTTCAATCAGCTCAAACATGTCCATGCCCGCCTCTTCCGTCTCGGCCTTGACCAAGACAACTATCTCCTCAACCAGTTATTACACCGTGCCTTCGGTTTTGGTAAAAACACTCGTTACCCACGTCTCATCTTCCACAAAACCAAAGAACCCAATATTTATCTTTGGAATACCATGATCCAAGGCTTGGTTTCCGCTGATTGCTTCGACGACGTCGTTGCATTCTACCGTTCCATGCAGCGAGAGGGAATTTTAGCAGATAGTTTTACCTACCCTTTAGTTTTAAAGGCCTGTGCTCGCCTCTGTGATATTCAACTGGGATTGAGAATTCATACCCTTGTTGTAAAATCTGGGTTTGAGAAGGATGCCTTTGTCAGTACTAGTTTGCTTGGTTTTTATGCAAAATCGGGTTACTTGGAGAATGCCCATATGATGTTTGATGAAACGCCTGACAAAAATGTTGTTTCTTGGACTATTATGATTAATGGATATATTAGCGCTGGTAGATTTAATGAGGCAATTTCTATGTTTCGGAGATCAATCGAGATGGGTGTGAGGCCTAATGGGTTTAACCTTGTTCGAGTTTTGTCAGCTTGTACTCGTTTGGGAGATTTAAGCAGTGCAGAGTGGATAGATCAATACATGATGGAGAATGGTTTGGGGAGGAATCTTTTTGTGGCTACGTCTTTGGTAGACGTGTATGCTAAGTGTGGAAATATGGATAAAGCATGTAGAATATTTGATGGGATGCTAGAGAAGGATGTTGTTTCTTGGAGTACCATGATTCAGGGATATGTAGTGAATGGACTGCCTAGGGAAGGAGTAAACCTCTTCTTACAAATgctaaaagaaaacataaaaccAGATTGTTTTGCGTTAGTTGGTATGTTTTCGGCTTGTGCTAGGTTAGGGGCCCTAGAATTAGGGGAGTGGGCAAGCAACTTGATTGATAGGAATGAGGTTTTATCTATCCCAGTTCTTGGAACGGCTCTAATTGACATGCATGCCAAATGTGGAAACATGGTTAAAGCCTGGGAACTCTTCAAAGGGATGAAGCATAAAGACCTTGTGGTTTGGAATGCAGCAATATATGGGCTAGCTATGAATGGGTATGTTGAAGCTGCATTTGGACTGTTCGGTCAAATGGAGAAATCAGCACTTCAACCTGATGAAACTACTTTCATTGGCCTGCTTTCTGGGTGTGCTCATGCTGGTCTTGTCGATGATGGCCATAGGTTTTTCCACAGCATTAGTAGTTTATTCTCCTTAACTCCTTCAATTGAACATTATGGATGTATGGTGGATCTTCTTTCTCGAGCAGGACTCTTAGGCGAAGCTTATAAGTTGATAAAAAGTATGCCAATGAAAGCTAATGCCATAGTTTGGGGAGCCTTGTTAGGGGGTTGTAGGCTACATCGTGATACCGAATTGGCAGAAAATGTACTAGAGCAGCTCATTGAATTAGAGCCATGGAGCTCGGGAAATTACATTCTCTTATCAAATATTTACTCAGCTAACCGAAAGTGGAACGAGGCAGCTAATATCAGATCAATAATGAATGAGCAAGGGATTCAAAAAATTCGAGGCTGCAGCTGGGTCGAATTGGATGGCGTTATTCATGAATTCCTTGTAGGAGACAAGTCTCATCCGTTGTCTGAAAAGATGTATGCGAAACTTGATGAACTAGAACAAGAACTAAAATCAGCTGGTTATGTTCCAACGACAGAGTTTACGTTGTTTGACATAGAAGAGGAGGAGAAGGAACATTTTCTTCGTAGTCATAGTGAGAAATTGGCTATTGCGTTTGTTCTAATTAGTACCACTTCGAAAGATTTGATTCGAGTTGTGAAGAACCTTCGTGTATGTGGTGATTGTCATGAGTTCATCAAGCTGGTTTCGAAGATTACAGGGAGAAAGATCATTGTTCGGGACAATAACATATTTCATCGTTTTATTGATGGTTTATGTTCATGTAAAGATTATTGGTGA
- the LOC133800842 gene encoding putative pentatricopeptide repeat-containing protein At3g08820 isoform X2, with the protein MVEIKTHLLQGFNSFNQLKHVHARLFRLGLDQDNYLLNQLLHRAFGFGKNTRYPRLIFHKTKEPNIYLWNTMIQGLVSADCFDDVVAFYRSMQREGILADSFTYPLVLKACARLCDIQLGLRIHTLVVKSGFEKDAFVSTSLLGFYAKSGYLENAHMMFDETPDKNVVSWTIMINGYISAGRFNEAISMFRRSIEMGVRPNGFNLVRVLSACTRLGDLSSAEWIDQYMMENGLGRNLFVATSLVDVYAKCGNMDKACRIFDGMLEKDVVSWSTMIQGYVVNGLPREGVNLFLQMLKENIKPDCFALVGMFSACARLGALELGEWASNLIDRNEVLSIPVLGTALIDMHAKCGNMVKAWELFKGMKHKDLVVWNAAIYGLAMNGYVEAAFGLFGQMEKSALQPDETTFIGLLSGCAHAGLVDDGHRFFHSISSLFSLTPSIEHYGCMVDLLSRAGLLGEAYKLIKSMPMKANAIVWGALLGGCRLHRDTELAENVLEQLIELEPWSSGNYILLSNIYSANRKWNEAANIRSIMNEQGIQKIRGCSWVELDGVIHEFLVGDKSHPLSEKMYAKLDELEQELKSAGYVPTTEFTLFDIEEEEKEHFLRSHSEKLAIAFVLISTTSKDLIRVVKNLRVCGDCHEFIKLVSKITGRKIIVRDNNIFHRFIDGLCSCKDYW; encoded by the exons ATGGTGGAG ATCAAGACTCATCTCCTTCAAGGTTTCAACTCTTTCAATCAGCTCAAACATGTCCATGCCCGCCTCTTCCGTCTCGGCCTTGACCAAGACAACTATCTCCTCAACCAGTTATTACACCGTGCCTTCGGTTTTGGTAAAAACACTCGTTACCCACGTCTCATCTTCCACAAAACCAAAGAACCCAATATTTATCTTTGGAATACCATGATCCAAGGCTTGGTTTCCGCTGATTGCTTCGACGACGTCGTTGCATTCTACCGTTCCATGCAGCGAGAGGGAATTTTAGCAGATAGTTTTACCTACCCTTTAGTTTTAAAGGCCTGTGCTCGCCTCTGTGATATTCAACTGGGATTGAGAATTCATACCCTTGTTGTAAAATCTGGGTTTGAGAAGGATGCCTTTGTCAGTACTAGTTTGCTTGGTTTTTATGCAAAATCGGGTTACTTGGAGAATGCCCATATGATGTTTGATGAAACGCCTGACAAAAATGTTGTTTCTTGGACTATTATGATTAATGGATATATTAGCGCTGGTAGATTTAATGAGGCAATTTCTATGTTTCGGAGATCAATCGAGATGGGTGTGAGGCCTAATGGGTTTAACCTTGTTCGAGTTTTGTCAGCTTGTACTCGTTTGGGAGATTTAAGCAGTGCAGAGTGGATAGATCAATACATGATGGAGAATGGTTTGGGGAGGAATCTTTTTGTGGCTACGTCTTTGGTAGACGTGTATGCTAAGTGTGGAAATATGGATAAAGCATGTAGAATATTTGATGGGATGCTAGAGAAGGATGTTGTTTCTTGGAGTACCATGATTCAGGGATATGTAGTGAATGGACTGCCTAGGGAAGGAGTAAACCTCTTCTTACAAATgctaaaagaaaacataaaaccAGATTGTTTTGCGTTAGTTGGTATGTTTTCGGCTTGTGCTAGGTTAGGGGCCCTAGAATTAGGGGAGTGGGCAAGCAACTTGATTGATAGGAATGAGGTTTTATCTATCCCAGTTCTTGGAACGGCTCTAATTGACATGCATGCCAAATGTGGAAACATGGTTAAAGCCTGGGAACTCTTCAAAGGGATGAAGCATAAAGACCTTGTGGTTTGGAATGCAGCAATATATGGGCTAGCTATGAATGGGTATGTTGAAGCTGCATTTGGACTGTTCGGTCAAATGGAGAAATCAGCACTTCAACCTGATGAAACTACTTTCATTGGCCTGCTTTCTGGGTGTGCTCATGCTGGTCTTGTCGATGATGGCCATAGGTTTTTCCACAGCATTAGTAGTTTATTCTCCTTAACTCCTTCAATTGAACATTATGGATGTATGGTGGATCTTCTTTCTCGAGCAGGACTCTTAGGCGAAGCTTATAAGTTGATAAAAAGTATGCCAATGAAAGCTAATGCCATAGTTTGGGGAGCCTTGTTAGGGGGTTGTAGGCTACATCGTGATACCGAATTGGCAGAAAATGTACTAGAGCAGCTCATTGAATTAGAGCCATGGAGCTCGGGAAATTACATTCTCTTATCAAATATTTACTCAGCTAACCGAAAGTGGAACGAGGCAGCTAATATCAGATCAATAATGAATGAGCAAGGGATTCAAAAAATTCGAGGCTGCAGCTGGGTCGAATTGGATGGCGTTATTCATGAATTCCTTGTAGGAGACAAGTCTCATCCGTTGTCTGAAAAGATGTATGCGAAACTTGATGAACTAGAACAAGAACTAAAATCAGCTGGTTATGTTCCAACGACAGAGTTTACGTTGTTTGACATAGAAGAGGAGGAGAAGGAACATTTTCTTCGTAGTCATAGTGAGAAATTGGCTATTGCGTTTGTTCTAATTAGTACCACTTCGAAAGATTTGATTCGAGTTGTGAAGAACCTTCGTGTATGTGGTGATTGTCATGAGTTCATCAAGCTGGTTTCGAAGATTACAGGGAGAAAGATCATTGTTCGGGACAATAACATATTTCATCGTTTTATTGATGGTTTATGTTCATGTAAAGATTATTGGTGA